The Streptomyces sp. NBC_00335 DNA window ACGGGGTCCCCCGGGTCGTGGCGCGGGTGAACAACCCGAAGAACGAATGGCTCTTCAACGAGTCCTGGGGCGTCGACGTCGCCGTTTCCACGCCGCGCCTGATGTCGGCGCTGGTCGAGGAAGCCGTCAGCGTCGGCGACCTGGTCCGGCTGCTGCGCTTCAGCCACGGCGACGCCAACCTCGTCGAGCTGACCCTGCCCGCCGACTCCCAGGTCGCGGGCAAGCAGATCAGCGAGATCACCTGGCCCGAGGACACCTCGCTGGTCACGATCATCCGGGGCAACCGGGTGCTCACGCCGCACGGCGAGGAGACCCTGGAGCCGGGCGACGAGCTCCTCTTCGTGGCCGCCCAGGCCCGCGAGGAGCAGCTGGAGGACCTCCTCCAGGCCGCGGACTGACCTGCGGTCCCGCTGAACCGCCGAAGGGGCGGCTGACCATCACGGTCAGCCGCCCCTTCGTACATCCCCGGGCGTACGAGCCTGCGTGCGCGGCCGGGCCGGTCTGCGCGGCGGCGCCCTGCGAGGCCGTCCCCTACCCGCCCTTCCACCGTTCCCCGGGCTGCGCCCGGACCCCGCGCCTCAAACGCCGGCGGGGCTGATCTAGCCCTTCGCCGCCTTCGCCGCCTTGGCCGCCTTCGCCGCCTTCTCCGCGGCCTCCTCCGCCTCCCACTCCGCGATCACGTTGATCGGCGGCGGCGCCTGCGCCAGGAACAGCCAGGTGAAGTACACCGCGAGCACCATCGGCGGCAGCTTCAGCGCGATCAGCACCCAGCCGAGCTGCGTCGCGTCGCCCCACCAGTACAGCGGGAAGAGGATCGCGTACTTCGCGAGGAAGATCAGGCCCCAGGCCAGGCTGGCCTTGACGTACGCCTTCTTGCGCCCGGGATTGCGCGTGCGCCAGGACAGGTTCTCCTTGAAGACCGGTCCCAGGATCACGCCGAGCAGCGGGAAGCCCACCAGTGCGGAGAGCGTGAAGGCCACGCCCAGGCCGGCGCCGTAGATCATGCCGGGCAGGTAGAAGCCCTTCGCGCTGCCCGTGAAGAGGGCGAAGGCCACGCCCACGCCCACGCCGAAGACCCCGCTGAAGGCGTGCTTGACCGTGTCCTTGCGCAGCAGCCGCACGATCACCAGCAGGACCGCGACCGCACCCGCCGCGATGGCGGACAGCTTCACGTCCTTGTTGATCGTGTAGATCATGACGAAGAGCAGCCCGGGGAGCATCGTCTCCACGGTGCCCCGGATGCCGCCGAAGGCGTCGAAGAGTGCGGCCTGCGTGACGGCCTTCTGGTCCGCGGTCGGTTCCGCGGCGGGATCCGTCCCGGGGGTGGTCGGTTTGTCGAGTGACGTCACCGTCAGTGCTCCTGTCCGAGCGGTCGGAGTTCGTACTTCGGGTTGAAGAGCACCCGACGGCCGTGGCTCATCGAGATCCGCCCGGAGGCGATCATGCGACGGCCGGGTTCGATTCCCACGATCGAGCGACGTCCGAGCCAGACGACGTCCAGCGCGGCCGAGCCGTCGAACAGCTCTGCCTCCAGGGCGGGGACGCCCGCGCGCGGCCGCAGGGTGACGGTCCGCAGGGTCCCGGTCACCTTCACTATCTGACGGTCGTGGCAGTCGCAGATCCGCGTGCACCCCGCGGCTTCTGCGTCCTCCTGCAGCTCCGCCGAATGCAGCTCCTCCTGGGAGGTGGACAGCCGCTCTATCATCCGGCGGAACCTGCCCGCGGGCCTGGCGGGCTTCGCCGGCTTCACGGGCTTCTCGGGACGCGGTTCAGCACTCATACAGGAAGCGTACCGGCGCCCCCACTACCTCTCGAAGCGGTATCCCATGCCCGGTTCGGTGATGAAGTGGATCGGGTGCGAGGGGTCCGCCTCCAGTTTGCGCCGCAGCTGGGCCATGTAGACCCGCAGGTAGTTGGTCTCGGTACCGTACGAGGGCCCCCAGACCTCCTGGAGGAGCTGCTTCTGGCTGACCAGTTTGCCGCCGTTGCGCACCAGCACCTCCAGCAGGTGCCACTCGGTGGGCGTCAGGCGTACGTCGCGGCCGGCGCGCACCGCCTTCTTCGCCGCGAGGTCCACCGTGAAGGTCTCGGTCTCGACCATCACCTCGTCCTCGCCGGCTCCGGCGCCCGGTTCCGCCCGCCGGACGGCCGCGCGCAGCCGGGCGAGCAGCTCGTCCATGCCGAAGGGCTTGGTGACGTAGTCGTCGGCGCCCGCGTCCAGGGCCTCGACCTTCTCGTCGGAGCTGTGCCGGGCGGAGAGGACCAGGATCGGGACCCGGGTCCAGCCGCGCAGCCCCTTGATCACCTCGACCCCGTCCATGTCGGGCAGGCCCAGGTCCAGGACGACCACGTCGGGGTGGCGGGCGGCCGCCAGTTCCAGGGCGCTCGCCCCGTCGGCGGCCGCGTCGACCTCGTACTTGCGTGCCTTCAGGTTGATCACGAGGGCTCGGACGATCTGGGGTTCGTCGTCCACCACGAGCACCCGGGTCATTGAGGTCCTGCCTTCTGTCGTATCGAATCGAGATCGAGATCCATCGGGTGCCCCCCGGCCCCGCCCGGCGCGCTGCGCCCCTCGCCGTCCACGCTCACGTGGATCTGCGGGCGCCCGCCGGTGGCCGCGCGCAGGGTGAGCACCATCGTGAGCCCGCCCCCGGGGGTGTCCTCGGCCTCCAGGGTGCCGCCCATGGCCTCGGCGAAGCCGCGCGCGACGGCCAGTCCGAGCCCGACCCCGGCACCGCGGGGCGCGTCGCCGTGCCGCTGGAAGGGGGCGAAGATCCGGTCCTTGGCCTCGTCGGGCACGCCCGGCCCGCGGTCCACGACCCGTACCTCGACCCGGTCGCCGAGGAAGCTGGCCGCCACCAGCACCTGCTCGCCCGGTGGGCTGTACTTCACCGCGTTCTCCACCACGTTGGCCACGGTCCGCTCCAGCAGCCCGGGGTCCACCGCCACCATGGGCAGGGTCTCGGGGACGTCCAGCAGCACGCTGTCCTCGGGTACGCCGCCCAGCGCCATCGGGACCACCTCGTCGAGGTCGATCTCGCGGATCAGCGGGGTGACGGTGCCGGTCTGGAGCCGTGACATGTCGAGGAGGTTGCCCACGAGGTGGTCGAGCCGGTCGGCGCCGTCCTCGATGCCCTCCAGGAGCTCGGCGCGGTCCTCCTCGGACCATTCCACGTCGGCGGAGCGCAGGGAGCTCACGGAGGCCTTGATGGAGGCCAGGGGCGTACGCAGGTCATGGCTGACGGCGGCCAGCAGCGCGGTCCGGATCCGGTTGCCCTCCGCCATCCGCCGGGCCTCCTCCGCCTCTCCGACCAGCCGCTGCCGGTCGAGCACGACGGCGGCCTGGGCGGCGAAGGCGCCGAGCACGCGGCGGTCCTCGGCGGGCAGCACCCGCCCGGACAGGGCCAGCGCCATGTGGTCGCCGATCGGCATGTCCACGTCGGCGTCCTCGGGGCGCGCGACCGGGTTCGGGCCGACGCTGCCGGCCGGCCGCCAGGGCTCGACGTCGCTCTCGCGCTCCAGCAGGGCCACCGACTCCATGGCGAAGGTCTCGCGGACCCGTTCCAGCAGCGCGTCCAGGGTGGTCTCGCCGCGCAGCACGCTGCCTGCGAGGAAGGAGAGGATCTCGGATTCGGCGCGCAGCCGGGCGGCCTGGTGGGTGCGGCGGGCGGCGGCGTCGACGACGGAGGCCACGGAGCCCGCGACGCCGAAGAAGACGGCGATGGCGACGATGTTCTTGGGGTCCGAGATGGTGAAGCGGTGCAGGGGCGGGGCGAAGTAGTAGTTCAGGAGCAGGGAGCCGACGGCGGCGGAGGCCAGCGCCGGCCAGAGCCCGCCGAGCAGGGCGGCGGCCACGGTCAGGGCCAGGAACAGCAGCATCTCGTTGGCGAGCCCGGGGTCGCTGTCGATGTGCGTCAGCAGGGTCGCGAGCCCCAGCGGCAGGGCCACCCCGACCAGCCAGCCGGCCAGCAGCCGGGTCCGGCCGAGCCGGGCCGCCGAGCGGGCCACGGGCCGCAGGCCCCGGCCCTTGGCCACCTCCTCGTGCGTGACGATGTGCACGTCGAGGTCGGGCCCCGAGTCACGGGCGACCGTGGCGCCGACGCCGGGGCCGAACACGTACCGCCACGAGCGGTGGCGGCTGGATCCGAGCACGATCTGGGTGGCGTTGACCCCGCGGGCGAATTCGAGGAGCGCCTCGGGGACGTTGTCGCCGATCACATGGTGAAACGTTCCGCCGAGGTCCTCCACCAGCGTCCGCTGGACCGCGAGCTCCTTGGGCGAGGCCGCGGTCAGTCCGTCGCTGCGGGCGATGTAGACGGCCAGGATCTCGCTGCCGGAGCCCTTGGCCGCCACCCTGGAGGCCCGCCGGATGAGGGTGCGCCCCTCGGGTCCCCCGGTGAGGCCCACGACGATCCGCTCGCGTGCCTGCCAGGTGGAGCGGATGTTGTGCTCGCCCCGGTACTGCTGGAGGTACTCGTCGGCCCGGTCGGCGACCCAGAGCAGCGCGAGCTCGCGCAGCGCGGTCAGGTTCCCGGGGCGGAAGTAGTTGGACAGGGCCGCGTCGACCTTGTCGGACTTGTAGATGTTGCCGTGCGCCATGCGGCGGCGCAGGGCCTGCGGGGACATGTCGACCAGCTCGATCTGGTCGGCGCGGCGCACCACCTCGTCGGGGACGGTCTCCCGCTGCCGCACGCCGGTGATCGACTCCACCACGTCGCCCAGGGACTCCAGGTGCTGGATGTTGACGGTGGAGATCACGTCGATCCCGGCCCGCAGCAGCTCCTCCACGTCCTGCCAGCGCTTGGCGTTGCGCGAGCCCGGCACGTTGGTGTGCGCCAGTTCGTCCACCAGGGCTATGGCGGGCTTGCGGGCCAGCAGGGAGTCGACGTCCATCTCGGTGAAGGCGGCGCCCCGGTAGACGAGCTCCTTGCGCTCCACCTGCTCCAGGCCGTGCAGCATGACCTCGGTGCGCGGCCGCCCGTGGTGCTCGACGAAGCCCACGACGCAGTCGGCGCCGCGCTCGACCCGGCGGTGGCCCTCGGAGAGCATGGCGTACGTCTTGCCCACGCCGGGGGCCGAGCCGAGATAGATCCTGAGCTTGCCGCGTCCCATGCGCCCATTCTCAGGGACGTCCGCCCCGTTCACGCGCCGATGACCGGGTGTGGGCGGATCTCTGACGGTTCCCTGACACCCCCGGGCACGGGGAAGGTCGTACGGCCGTGTCCGCGGCCGCGGACACGGCTGAGGACACGGCTGTGGGCCGCACCCCCGCAGGAGTACGGCCCACGGCCGCAAGCGATCGAGCCGGGGTCAGCGGACCTCGGTGATCTCCGGGCCGCGCTCCAGCTGGCCCATGCCACCGCCGAAGCGGGAGCCTTCCTGGTCCCCGGCCTCCTCGGTCTGCACGCCGTCCGGCACCATCTGCGCGTCGTTCGGCAGCTTCAGGACGATCGGGTCGCGCGGGGCCATCGGGCCCTCGCCGCGGACCACGACGGTGTCCAGGAAGATCCGCTCCAGCACCCCGGCCGACTCGGGACGCACCGCGCCCTGGCCGGAGATGACACCGCGCAGGAACCAGCGCGGACCGTCCACACCGACGAAGCGGACCAGCTGGGCGCCGGTCTGCCCGTCCGGGAGCGGTACGGGGACCTGCGCGCGCAGCTCCCAGCCCAGCGGACCCTCGACCTCGTCGATGATGCCGCCCTGCTTGGTGATGCCCTCGGCGATCTCCTCGCGGACCTCGCCCCAGATGCCTTCCTTGCGGGGCGCGGCGAAGGCCTGCAGCTGCACGGCACTGTCGCCGAGCACCACGGTCGCGGCGACGATCGCGTCCCCGGCGACCTCGACCCGCAGCTCCATGCCCTCGACACCCGGTACGAGGATGCCGCCGAGGTCGACCCGGCCCTCCTCGGGGTTGCCGGGGACCTCGGAGATGTCCCACGGGCCGTCGGGACGCGGGGCCGGCGGCAGGTTCACCCTGCGCGGCTGGACCGCGTCTGTCTCCTCCGTGCCGTCCTGCTCATCGGCACCGACGCCGTCGACGACCTGCTCGGCCGCGCCGCCGTCCTTGACGGAGTCGTTCTTCTTGCGACGTCCGAACACGTCACTGTCCTTCCCGGTCGGATACGACCGAAGCGTAGCCATTCCCACCCTGCTGACCAGCGCCGGATCCGGCCACGGCCGCATGACCACCGGTGGAGCCGAAACCCCCCTCGGCCCGCGCCGAGTCGGGAAGCTGCGCCACCTCGCGGAAGCGCACCTGCTCGACTCGCTGGACAACCAGCTGGGCAATGCGGTCGAAACGCTCGAACCTGACGCTCTCGCGAGGGTCGAGGTTGACCACGATCACCTTGATCTCCCCACGGTACCCGGCATCCACCGTCCCGGGGGCATTCACGAGTGCGAGCCCGCAGCGGGCGGCCAGGCCCGAGCGCGGGTGCACGAAGGCCGCGTACCCCTCGGGCAGTGCGATGGAGATCCCGGTGGGCAGGACCGCCCGCTCCCCCGGCTCCAGCTCCGCGGCCACGGTGGTGACCAGATCGCAGCCGGCGTCGCCGGGGTGCCCGTAGGCCGGAATCGGCACCTCCGGGTCGACGCGCCGGATGGCCACGTCCACGCCGGTGTTGTTCTCAGACATCAGGGGTTCACCTCGAAGGCGCGTGCGCGCCTGACCTGGTCCGGGTCGGCCATCGCCGCCCGGATCTCCTCGGGCCGTCCGTTGTCGATGAAGTGGTCGACCTTCACCTCGATGAAGAGGGCGTCGGCGCGCAGTGCGACCGGTCCCTCGGGTCCGCCTATTCGGCCGACCGCGCTGGAGTAGATCTTCCGGCCGGCGACGGCGGTGACCTCGGCCTCCAGGTACAGCACGGTGTCCACGGGCACGGGCCGGACGAAGTCCGTCTCCAGCCGGCCGGTGACGGCGATGACGCGCAGCAGCCAGTTCAGGGAGCCCAGGGTCTCGTCGAGCGCGGTGGCGAGCACGCCGCCGTGCGCGAGGCCGGGCGCACCCTG harbors:
- a CDS encoding potassium channel family protein, whose amino-acid sequence is MRVAIAGAGAVGRSIAGELLENGHEVLLVDKAPTAISVERVPQAEWLLADACEITSLDEAALQRCNVVIAATGDDKVNLVVSLLAKTEYGVPRVVARVNNPKNEWLFNESWGVDVAVSTPRLMSALVEEAVSVGDLVRLLRFSHGDANLVELTLPADSQVAGKQISEITWPEDTSLVTIIRGNRVLTPHGEETLEPGDELLFVAAQAREEQLEDLLQAAD
- a CDS encoding DUF3159 domain-containing protein — protein: MTSLDKPTTPGTDPAAEPTADQKAVTQAALFDAFGGIRGTVETMLPGLLFVMIYTINKDVKLSAIAAGAVAVLLVIVRLLRKDTVKHAFSGVFGVGVGVAFALFTGSAKGFYLPGMIYGAGLGVAFTLSALVGFPLLGVILGPVFKENLSWRTRNPGRKKAYVKASLAWGLIFLAKYAILFPLYWWGDATQLGWVLIALKLPPMVLAVYFTWLFLAQAPPPINVIAEWEAEEAAEKAAKAAKAAKAAKG
- a CDS encoding OB-fold nucleic acid binding domain-containing protein; the protein is MSAEPRPEKPVKPAKPARPAGRFRRMIERLSTSQEELHSAELQEDAEAAGCTRICDCHDRQIVKVTGTLRTVTLRPRAGVPALEAELFDGSAALDVVWLGRRSIVGIEPGRRMIASGRISMSHGRRVLFNPKYELRPLGQEH
- a CDS encoding response regulator; the protein is MTRVLVVDDEPQIVRALVINLKARKYEVDAAADGASALELAAARHPDVVVLDLGLPDMDGVEVIKGLRGWTRVPILVLSARHSSDEKVEALDAGADDYVTKPFGMDELLARLRAAVRRAEPGAGAGEDEVMVETETFTVDLAAKKAVRAGRDVRLTPTEWHLLEVLVRNGGKLVSQKQLLQEVWGPSYGTETNYLRVYMAQLRRKLEADPSHPIHFITEPGMGYRFER
- a CDS encoding sensor histidine kinase; translated protein: MGRGKLRIYLGSAPGVGKTYAMLSEGHRRVERGADCVVGFVEHHGRPRTEVMLHGLEQVERKELVYRGAAFTEMDVDSLLARKPAIALVDELAHTNVPGSRNAKRWQDVEELLRAGIDVISTVNIQHLESLGDVVESITGVRQRETVPDEVVRRADQIELVDMSPQALRRRMAHGNIYKSDKVDAALSNYFRPGNLTALRELALLWVADRADEYLQQYRGEHNIRSTWQARERIVVGLTGGPEGRTLIRRASRVAAKGSGSEILAVYIARSDGLTAASPKELAVQRTLVEDLGGTFHHVIGDNVPEALLEFARGVNATQIVLGSSRHRSWRYVFGPGVGATVARDSGPDLDVHIVTHEEVAKGRGLRPVARSAARLGRTRLLAGWLVGVALPLGLATLLTHIDSDPGLANEMLLFLALTVAAALLGGLWPALASAAVGSLLLNYYFAPPLHRFTISDPKNIVAIAVFFGVAGSVASVVDAAARRTHQAARLRAESEILSFLAGSVLRGETTLDALLERVRETFAMESVALLERESDVEPWRPAGSVGPNPVARPEDADVDMPIGDHMALALSGRVLPAEDRRVLGAFAAQAAVVLDRQRLVGEAEEARRMAEGNRIRTALLAAVSHDLRTPLASIKASVSSLRSADVEWSEEDRAELLEGIEDGADRLDHLVGNLLDMSRLQTGTVTPLIREIDLDEVVPMALGGVPEDSVLLDVPETLPMVAVDPGLLERTVANVVENAVKYSPPGEQVLVAASFLGDRVEVRVVDRGPGVPDEAKDRIFAPFQRHGDAPRGAGVGLGLAVARGFAEAMGGTLEAEDTPGGGLTMVLTLRAATGGRPQIHVSVDGEGRSAPGGAGGHPMDLDLDSIRQKAGPQ
- a CDS encoding DUF3710 domain-containing protein, encoding MFGRRKKNDSVKDGGAAEQVVDGVGADEQDGTEETDAVQPRRVNLPPAPRPDGPWDISEVPGNPEEGRVDLGGILVPGVEGMELRVEVAGDAIVAATVVLGDSAVQLQAFAAPRKEGIWGEVREEIAEGITKQGGIIDEVEGPLGWELRAQVPVPLPDGQTGAQLVRFVGVDGPRWFLRGVISGQGAVRPESAGVLERIFLDTVVVRGEGPMAPRDPIVLKLPNDAQMVPDGVQTEEAGDQEGSRFGGGMGQLERGPEITEVR
- the dut gene encoding dUTP diphosphatase, coding for MSENNTGVDVAIRRVDPEVPIPAYGHPGDAGCDLVTTVAAELEPGERAVLPTGISIALPEGYAAFVHPRSGLAARCGLALVNAPGTVDAGYRGEIKVIVVNLDPRESVRFERFDRIAQLVVQRVEQVRFREVAQLPDSARAEGGFGSTGGHAAVAGSGAGQQGGNGYASVVSDREGQ
- a CDS encoding PaaI family thioesterase, with protein sequence MSGRNTALTPPADATAPVRHPDAPAPGELLGAHYEHCFGCGGGQPHGLHLEARAGEGVRVSAEFTVKAAHQGAPGLAHGGVLATALDETLGSLNWLLRVIAVTGRLETDFVRPVPVDTVLYLEAEVTAVAGRKIYSSAVGRIGGPEGPVALRADALFIEVKVDHFIDNGRPEEIRAAMADPDQVRRARAFEVNP